A stretch of the Tachysurus vachellii isolate PV-2020 chromosome 26, HZAU_Pvac_v1, whole genome shotgun sequence genome encodes the following:
- the stag2a gene encoding cohesin subunit SA-2a, producing MIAAHELHTEYTYPHETDTQFSSDTDLEDPDGRSLRPGKGKKGKKTVVRAQGRVNGHHQENGTENLTLFEIIKLGKSATQSVVDDWIEAYKSDRDAALLDLINFFIHCSGCKGAVSSEMFRHMQNSEIIRRMTEEFDEDSGDYPLTMAGPVWKKFRWGFCEFIGVLVRQCQYSIIYDEYMMDTVISLLTGLSDSQVRAFRHTSTLAAMKLMTALVNVALNLSINMDNTQRQYETERNKSLGKRANDRLELLLQKRKELQENQDEIENMMNAIFKGVFIHRYRDAIAEIRAICIEEIGVWMKMYSDAFLNDSYLKYVGWTMHDKQGEVRLKCLTALQGLYYNRELNTRLELFTSRFKDRIVSMALDKEYDVAVQAIKLLTLVLQSSDEVLTAEDCESIYHLVYSAHRPIAVAAGEFLYKKLFSQRGPEEEGLPRRGRQCLNANLIKTTVFFFLESELHEHGAYLVDSLWECGSELLKDWESFISLLLDEPFPGEEALTDRQETALIEIMLCAVRQSCECHPPVGRGTGKRVMTAKEKKTQLDDRTKITEIFAVALPLLLAKYCVDAEKVTNLLQLPQYFDLEIYTTGRLEKHLDALLRQIRDVVEKHTDTGVLEACSMTFHALCNEEFTIYNRVDITLSQLMDEQIDKLNRLLDDFLSEGEEPDEDDTFQVLSTLRRITAFHNAHDLTKWDLFSCNYRLLNTGLQNGDMPEQIVVHAMQCTHYVVLWNLAKVSEGSSTQADLVTLRKQTRAFCLMCQRYLSSLSMAVKEQAFTILCDALMIFSHQIMASGRDVLEPLVFSPDSSLQSDLLSFVLDHVFIEQDDDGSTDGQQDDEAGKIEALHKRRNLLAAYCKLIIYNVVEMSTGADIFKQYMRYYNDYGDIIKETMSKTRQIDKIQCAKTLILSLQQLFNEMLSELGCNVDRSSVAFCGIKELARRFSLTFGLDQLKTREAIAMLHKDGIEFAFKEPSPQGEGTPPLNLAFLDILSEFSSKLLRQDRRTVHMYLERYMTFQMSLQREECWLPLISYRNSLQAGADDDTLSVLSGVSGRGSARSRKPRINPAPSKRKLPEEESSCSSTDASMWMAREQQPQTPMMMSPPHMMMSSSHMTSTVLRDAKKLRPEEGYVGVYTMSNQTQHNTLQQPHTPIDYNTQVTWMLAQRQQQERANMQNAKMRSHMQHTIRRSAGLMEDDEEPIVEDVMMSSEQRLEDLNEGMDFDTMDIDLPASKNRRERTELKPDYFDPASIMDDSVLNVSMF from the exons ATGATAGCAGCTCACGAGTTACACACCGAGTACACctaccctca tgaAACAGATACTCAGTTCTCTTCAGATACAGACTTGGAGGATCCTGATGGGCGGAGCCTCAGACCTGGTAAAGGAAAG AAGGGGAAGAAGACAGTGGTGCGTGCTCAGGGTCGAGTGAATGGCCATCATCAGGAGAATGGAACAGAGAACCTCACACTTTTTGAGATCATCAAATTGGGCAAGAGTGccactcag tcaGTGGTAGATGACTGGATTGAGGCATATAAAAGTGACCGTGATGCTGCTCTACTGGACCTCATTAACTTCTTCATACACTGCTCCGgctgtaaag gtgcTGTGAGTTCAGAGATGTTTCGTCACATGCAGAACTCTGAGATCATCAGGAGGATGACTGAGGAGTTTGATGAG gacagCGGAGATTATCCCCTGACCATGGCAGGTCCTGTGTGGAAGAAGTTCCGCTGGGGTTTCTGTGAATTTATCGGTGTGTTGGTACGTCAGTGTCAGTACAGCATCATCTATGACGAGTACATGATGGACACGGTCATCTCTCTCCTCACCGGCCTGTCTGACTCACAGGTCCGAGCCTTCAGACACACGTCCACTCTCGCAG caaTGAAGCTCATGACAGCGTTGGTGAATGTTGCTCTGAATCTGAGCATCAACATGgacaacacacagagacagtacGAGACCGAGCGCAACAAGAGTCTGGGGAAGAGAGCCAATGACCGCCTGGAGCTTCTACTACAGAAACGCAAGGag CTCCAGGAGAACCAGGACGAGATTGAGAACATGATGAATGCCATCTTTAAAGGCGTGTTTATTCATCGATACAG agatgcAATAGCGGAGATCAGGGCGATCTGTATTGAGGAAATTGGTGTGTGGATGAAGATGTACAGTGATGCATTTCTGAATGACAGCTACCTGAAATATGTGGGCTGGACCATGCACGataag cAGGGGGAGGTTCGGTTGAAGTGTCTGACTGCTCTGCAGGGTTTGTATTATAACCGAGAGCTGAACACCAGACTGGAGCTGTTCACCAGCCGATTCAAG GACCGGATTGTGTCCATGGCACTGGATAAAGAGTATGATGTTGCAGTTCAGGCCATTAAACTCCTCACACTCGTCCTGCA gagcagTGATGAGGTGCTGACAGCAGAGGACTGTGAGAGTATATATCACCTGGTTTACTCTGCCCACCGTCCCATCGCTGTGGCAGCAGGAGAGTTCCTCTATAAAAA gttatTCAGTCAGCGGGGTCCAGAGGAGGAGGGGCTGCCAAGGAGAGGGAGACAATGTCTAAATGCAAACCTCATCAAAACCACCGTCTTCTTCTTCCTggagagtgag ctgcaTGAACATGGTGCGTACCTCGTGGACAGTCTGTGGGAGTGTGGATCAGAACTGTTGAAGGACTGGGAGAGTTTCATCAGCCTTCTACTGGATGAACCCTTTCCTGGAGAGGAAG ctcTAACAGACAGGCAGGAGACGGCTCTGATTGAGATCATGCTGTGTGCCGTCAGACAGTCGTGTGAGTGTCACCCACCTGTCGGCCGTGGGACAGGGAAGAGA gtcatgacagcaaaggaaaaaaaaacacagctggaTGATCGGACCAAAATCACCGAGATCTTTGCGGTCGCCCTGCCCCTGCTCCTGGCCAaa TATTGTGTGGATGCTGAGAAAGTGACAAACCTTCTGCAGTTACCTCAGTATTTTGATCTGGAGATCTACACCACAGGGCGACTGgaaaag CACCTGGATGCACTTCTTCGTCAGATCCGTGATGTGGTGGagaagcacacagacacaggagtGTTGGAGGCGTGTTCGATGACGTTCCATGCTCTGTGTAATGAGGAGTTCACTATCTACAATCGTGTGGATATCACGCTGAGCCAGTTGATGGACGAGCAGATTGACAAGCTTAACCGCCTGCTCGACGACTTCCTCAGTGAG GGTGAAGAGCCTGACGAAGATGACACATTTCAGGTTTTATCAACACTCAGGAGAATCACAGCTTTTCacaa tgcccATGACCTGACTAAATGGGATTTGTTCAGTTGTAACTACAGACTACTGAACACAGGACTGCAGAATGGAGACATGCCtgaacag attgtGGTCCATGCTATGCAGTGTACTCATTATGTCGTCCTGTGGAACCTGGCAAAGGTCTCAGAAGGCAGCTCCacacag GCTGACCTGGTGACCTTGAGGAAGCAGACACGAGCGTTCTGTTTAATGTGTCAGCGGTACCTCAGCAGCCTCAGCATGGCTGTTAAAGAGCAG GCCTTCACTATACTGTGTGATGCGTTAATGATCTTTAGTCATCAGATCATGGCATCAGGTCGGGATGTTCTGGAGCCGCTGGTGTTCAGTCCCGACTCGTCCCTGCAGAGTGACCTCCTCAGCTTCGTCCTCGATCACGTCTTCATCGAGCAGGACGATGACGGCAGCACTG ACGGACAGCAGGATGATGAAGCAGGGAAGATCGAGGCTCTACATAAGCGCAGAAACCTGTTAGCAGCTTACTGTAAACTGATCATCTATAATGTAGTGGAGATGAGCACTGGAGCTGACATCTTCAAACAGTACATGAGA TACTATAATGATTACGGTGATATCATAAAGGAGACGATGAGCAAGACGAGACAGATTGATAAGATTCAGTGTGCCAAAACCCTCATCCTCAGTCTGCAGCAG ctgtTTAATGAGATGCTCAGTGAACTAGGCTGTAACGTTGATCGTTCGTCTGTGGCGTTCTGTGGGATTAAAGAACTTGCTCGTCGGTTCTCCCTCACGTTTGGCTTAGACCAGCTGAAGACCCGCGAGGCCATCGCTATGCtgcacaa ggatGGTATAGAGTTTGCGTTTAAAGAGCCAAGTCCTCAGGGTGAGGGCACCCCCCCTCTCAACCTTGCCTTCCTCGACATCCTCAGTGAGTTCTCTTCCAAACTGCTGCGCCAAGACCGCAGGACtgt acacaTGTACCTGGAGCGCTACATGACATTTCAGATGTCCCTGCAGAGGGAGGAGTGTTGGCTGCCTCTCATCTCCTACAGAAACTCTCTGCAGGCCGGAGCAGACGATGACACGCTCTCCGTCCTCAGTGGCGTCAGTGGCCGAGGCTCCGCCCGCAGCAGGAAGCCAAGAATAAACCCCGCCCCTTCAAAGAGGAAGCTGCCAGAGG agGAGAGCAGCTGTAGCAGCACTGATGCGAGTATGTGGATGGCTCGTGAGCAGCAGCCACAGACCCCCATGATGATGTCACCACCTCacatgatgatgtcatcatccCATATGACCTCCACTGTGCTGCGGGATGCCAAGAAGCTCCGTCCAGAGGAGGGATACGTGGGCGTGTACACCATGAGCAACCAAACACAGCACAATACGTTACAGCAGCCACACACACCCATCGactacaa tacACAGGTAACATGGATGTTAGCACAGCGGCAGCAGCAGGAGAGAGCGAACATGCAGAATGCTAAGATGAGGAGCCACATGCAGCACACCAT tcGTCGAAGTGCAGGTCTGATGGAGGATGATGAAGAGCCAATTGTTGaagatgtaatgatgtcatcagAGCAGCGATTAGAAGACCTGAACGAGGGCATGGACTTCGACACCATGGACATCGACCTG CCTGCATCTAAAAACCGACGTGAGCGGACTGAGCTCAAACCTGACTATTTTGACCCCGCCTCCATTATGGACGACTct GTGCTGAATGTGTCGATGTTCTGA
- the cchcr1 gene encoding coiled-coil alpha-helical rod protein 1, translating to MLKRDVDKLNSPSDFMETRLSGMTGASPHLTLLTPSHFTATSTVTSSSTPTLTSVTPMCTSIPLPHGADPWALHQEVMQLHQENQRRHHTHSSHTPLREEMEELRRKVERLMEELRERDTIISRHCSEREDLCAELKQSTQKLAELQTECVLQREQWERQLHNSIEETHRLQKDTQEQIHQMCEHHEAELSALTHTKSELQNTLHTLTKEISSLRYQLEEVTSERDMLKEQLSALSSEKAEQVETLQKLRSYIGAHTREEEQHTLIERLQKEKEALCLSVELLNVRVKSANDILTLQERELEEKCDYLHKNRSFRLLRLWREKVFMLLIQLRSKDSQLHTENTQLHLMVSELQQEVQKLQSHIALLQHSLQDKTAQLQLHNIHTQELQQQLCIAVEENERLKTHKESSEKSTTQMTDTVHRMSVCIRDWENKVEAAQCHMSSLTQRLDFANTRLHTVHVLLMRREALWKVQQATKPAGTTASDSCLERLQSQVSLLSSERDSLNQELKRTPQLISNALRNLQLQLDRSREELAVCELRCIEAHKQCEEQERTIVELRTEAHQTQSDLQEKLSEVEHVCGMQLRDMESQLNTARREHTKAVVALRQVERAAERERQQEREGERLRSEHTQAQVTQLHTQLKEKDRDCNILLAVVQQQGLMNEYKKMRRAAKHTSAALVEKQQQQKTGDTRYQEGSVLSVLGELRSLSSALIHSTDEEDENNEEDEDNNQRSPHTQTHTHKPTQ from the exons ATGTTAAAGCGCGATGTGGACAAGTTAAACTCTCCGTCTGACTTCATGGAGACACGTTTATCAG gcatGACCGGCGCCTCCCCTCATCTAACCCTGCTTACTCCATCTCACTTCACTGCTACTTCTACTGTGACATCATCCTCTACTCCCACCCTCACCTCTGTGACTCCCATGTGCACTTCAATCCCCCTCCCACATGGGGCAGATCCATGGGCCCTCcaccaggaagtgatgcagcTCCACCAGGAGAACCAGAGACGGCACCATacacacagttcacacacaccactgagagaggagatggaggaACTTAGGAGGAAGGTCGAGAGACTGATGGAggagctcagagagagagacaccatcatcagcag GCATTGTAGTGAACGAGAAGACTTGTGTGCTGAACTTAAGCAGAGTACACAAaag CTTGCAGAGCtgcagacagagtgtgtgttacagcgtgAACAGTGGGAGAGACAGCTGCATAACTCTATAGAGGAAACACACAGAttacagaaagacacacaggaacag atACATCAGATGTGTGAGCATCATGAAGCAGAACTTTCAGCTTTGACTCACACCAAGTCAGAGCTACagaacacactccacactctcaCAAAGGAAATATCATCACTCAGGTACCAGCTGGAGGAAGTGACATCAGAGAGAGATATGCTGAAGGAACAGCTGAG tgctctgAGCAGTGAGAAAGCGGAGCAGGTTGAGACTCTGCAAAAGTTACGTAGCTACATTGGAGCACACACAAGAGAAGAGGAACAGCACACACTTATAGag aggctgcagaaggagaaagaagcaTTGTGTTTATCTGTTGAGCTGCTGAATGTCCGAGTCAAATCAGCTAACGACATCCTGACACTACAggagagagagctggaggagaag TGTGATTATCTCCATAAAAACAGGTCATTTCGCTTATTGCGGTTGTGGAGAGAGAAGGTCTTCATGCTGCTCATACAACTACGATCAAAAGATTCACAGCTACACACTGAGAACACACAACTACACCTCATG gtgtCTGAGCTGCAGCAGGAGGTTCAGAAGCTTCAGTCACACATTGCCTTACTGCAGCACAGCCTTCAGGACAAAACTGCACAACTACAGCttcacaacatacacacacag gagctgcAGCAACAGCTGTGTATTGCAgttgaagaaaatgaaagacTGAAAACACATAAAGAGAGCAGTGAGAAATCTACTACACAAATGACTGATACTgtacacag gatgagtgtgtgtattagggaCTGGGAGAATAAGGTTGAAGCTGCTCAGTGTCATATGAGTTCTTTGACACAGAGACTCGACTTTGCCAACACACGTCTCCACactgtgcatg ttTTGCTGATGAGGAGAGAAGCTCTATGGAAAGTACAGCAGGCTACAAAACCTGCAGGAACTACAGCctcagacag ctgcctTGAGAGACTGCAGTCACAAGTGTCCCTTCTGAGCTCAGAGAGAGATTCACTCAACCAGGAACTGAAACGAACACCTCAACTGATCAGTAATGCACTGAGAAACCTACAGCTAcagt tggacaGGAGCAGGGAGGAATTGGCAGTGTGTGAGTTGCGGTGTATAGAGGCTCACAAACAGTGTGAGGAACAAGAGAGGACCATCGTTGAGCTGCGCACTGAGGCCCATCAGACACAGAGCG atcttCAGGAGAAACTTTCTGAGGTGGAGCATGTATGTGGCATGCAGCTCAGAGACATGGAAAGTCAACTGAACACAGCAAGGAGAGAACACACTaaagcag ttgtAGCATTGCGCCAGGTGGAACGTGCAgcggagagagaaagacagcaggagagagagggggagagattgcgctcagaacacacacaggcacaagttacacaactacacacacaactgaaggaaaaagacagagacTGCAACATTCTACTg gccGTGGTTCAGCAGCAGGGTTTGATGAATGAGTATAAGAAGATGAGAAGAGCAGCGAAACACACATCTGCAGCTCTGGTggaaaagcagcagcagcagaagactggAGATACCAGATACCAAGAGG gaagtgtgttgagtgtgttggGTGAGCTCCGTTCTCTGAGCTCAGCACTCATACACAGCACAGATGAGGAAGATGAGAACAACGAGGAAGATGAGGACAACAATCAAAggagtccacacacacaaacacacacacacaaacccactcaGTGA